The segment TAGGATGGCTTTAGCAGCGATAGTATGAAGACTTCAATTTAAAGATTGCTAAGTCAAAATTTCTTTTGTTTGTATTTATTCTAAGTTAATTAATAGGAATAGATCCTTTTACTTTGTACATGATGAGCTAGTGTCTCAAGCTACCCTTAATAGGGATAATTCCGATTTGTATTTTTGATCTAAATAATGTTTGGACTAATCGGACATTCAACAAGTTTTGATGATGCCAAAGAAAAGGCAAAAGGCTTGGGATATGAACATATTGCCAAGGGAGACCTTGATGTTTGGTGTAGTGCCCCTCCTCAACTTGTGGAGCATGTAAATGTTGTAAGTGCTATAGGTAAGCGTATTGAAGGAGCTTATATAGATTCTTGTTTTGTTCCAGAGATGCTAGGTCGTTTTAAAACTGCAAGAAGAAAGGTCTTAAATGCTATGGAACTTGCTCAAAAGAAAGGCATCAATATCACCGCCTTAGGGGGTTTTACATCAATAATTTTTGAAAATTTTAATCTTCTGCAGAACAAACAAGTAAGAAATACCACTCTTGAATGGGAAAGTTTTACTACTGGCAACACTCATACTGCTTGGGTTATTTGCAGGCAGTTGGAAATCAATGCACCCCTTATAGGAATTGATCTGAGAAAGGCTCGTGTCGCTGTAGTGGGGGCAACTGGAGACATTGGTAGTGCAGTTTGCAGATGGTTGTCTGAAAGAACAGGGGTTGCAGAGCTTTTATTAGTTGCTAGGCAACAGAAGCCTTTACAAGATCTTCAAAAGGATCTTGGTGGAGGCCAAATACTTAACCTGGAAGAAGCTTTACCTCAGGCTGATGCAATTATTTGGGTTGCTAGTTTGCCAAAGACTTTGGAAATCGATAGATCTACATTAAAGAATCCTTGTTTGATGATTGATGGTGGATATCCTAAGAATCTAGATTCCAAGTTCAATGGGTCAGGCATTCATGTCTTAAAAGGGGGGATAGTCGAATTCTTTACAGATATCGGCTGGAATATGATGGAGCTTGCTGCAATGGATAAGCCTCAAAGGCAAATGTTCGCTTGTTTCGCAGAAGCAATGCTTTTAGAGTTTGAAGAATGTCATACCAATTTCAGCTGGGGAAGGAATAACATCACCCTTCAAAAAATGGACTTTATCGGAGAAGCCTCAGTTAGGCATGGTTTTTCTGTGTTAGGCCTAAATGAGGCCAGTCTTCAGGCAGCCATTGCTTGATCCTGCAATTTGCATTTGTTTTCATGGCGCGTCGTTACCTTTTGGAATTTGAGAAACCACTTGTTGAGCTCGAAAAGCAAATAGACCAAATTAGAGAACTTGCCAGAGATTCAGAAGTTGATGTGAGCCAACAATTACTTCAACTAGAAACTCTGGCTGCAAGAAGAAGAGATGAAATATTTAAAGCTTTGACGCCAGCACAGAAAATACAAGTTGCCAGACATCCTCAAAGACCTAGCACGCTTGATTATATTCAAATGTTTTGTGATGACTGGATAGAGTTGCATGGAGATAGGAACTCCAGTGATGACAAGGCTTTGATAGGTGGTATTGCGCGTATAGATGAAAGAGCGGTTCTTGTCATTGGTCAGCAAAAAGGTAGAGACACTAAAGAGAATGTGGCAAGAAATTTTGGCATGGCAAAACCATCGGGCTATAGAAAAGCTCTACGGTTAATGGATCATGCAGATCGTTTTAATCTGCCAATTATCTCTTTCATTGACACTCCAGGTGCTTATGCAGGCCTACTAGCAGAGGAGCAAGGGCAAGGAGAGGCTATAGCGGTCAACCTTCGGGAAATGTTTCGATTAAGGGTTCCTGTTATAGCAACAGTTATTGGTGAAGGTGGATCAGGGGGTGCATTAGGTATTGGTGTCGCAGATAAATTATTGATGTTTGAACATAGTGTTTATACAGTGGCAAGCCCTGAAGCATGTGCTTCGATACTTTGGAGGGACGCAGCCAAAGCACCTGAAGCAGCATTGGCATTGAAGATTACAGGTGACGATTTAATGGCTTTGGGAATAGTTGATGAAGTTATTAAAGAGCCTTCTGGGGGGAATAATTGGGCACCTTTACAGGCAGGCGAAGCGCTAAAAGAAGCATTAGCTCGTAATCTGAGAGATCTTGATGCTCTTACTGCGAAACAATTAAGAGAAAAACGTTATGAGAAATTTAGACAAATGGGTAGATTTTTAGAGCCAAGCACTTCGAATGAAGAGGTAATTAATTAGATTTATACTATTAATTTTAAAAATTGATTTGCCAACAGTACTAATTACAGGTGCATCCAAAGGCATTGGAGAAGCTACAGCAAAATTATTTGCAAAATCAGGCTGGGATCTTCTTTTAGTAGCCCGCAACGAAAAGAAATTAAAAACTTTATCCGAAGAACTTTCTTGTTCAGGTTCCAAGGTTTTTTTTAAGGCGTTGGATTTGTCGCAACCTGATCAAATCGCTCCAGGTATATCAGGCTTATTGAAGAATGGCCTCTGCCCATCTGTATTAATAAACAATGCTGGCATTGCTTGGACAGGTGAATTGATTTCAATGCCACTTGAGCAGTGGAATTGTTTGATGCAAGTCAATCTGACCAGTGTTTTCCAAGTTTGTTCAGCAGTTGTTCCTTTAATGCGAGCTAATGGAGGTCTCATTATTAATGTAAGCAGTCATGCTTCTAGAAATGCATTTCCACAGTGGGGTGCCTATTGCATTAGCAAAGCGGCATTAGTTAGCTTTACTAAATGCCTCTCTGAAGAGGAAAAAATCAATTCTATTAGAGCTTGCACTCTTACCTTGGGATCTGTTAATTCGAGTCTATGGGATTCAGATGACGTTAAGGCTGATTTTAATCGGGAGTTGATGATTGGGGTAGATCAAGTTGCTGCTGAACTTTTTCATTTAGCTCAACAACCATCAAAGCAGGTAATAGAAGACATGACTTTAATGCCAGCTTCTGGAGCTTTTTAGCTTTTTCTAAAGTTTCCTATTTTAACTTTTGTGATTTTTAAAGAATATTTGGTTTTTATTGTCAAGTGGCTAAAGATCCCGGATCGTTCTAATTCTTGATTGATTTTATTAGAAGCTCAACTTGCTCAATATCTTTTATTCCTGGTGATTTTTCTATTTTACTAGATGCGTCGATTCCATATGGATTGGCTTTTGCAAGAATCTCTGGGACCCATTCTGCAGAAACTCCTCCTGCTAACCACCAAGGTTTCTGAAAGTTGACATCACTAAACCATTCAAGAGGAAGTCTTTTCCCAGTTCCTCCTAGCTCTTTAGCACTCCATGTATCAAAAAGTATTGCATCTACAAATTGCTGGTAGCTTTCAGCAAGAAGCAGTTGCTTTCTTTGACGAATACGTAATGCTTTCCACCATTTCACTTTTGGGTACTTCTCTTTAAATCTTTTGCAAATTCCATAAGATTCTTTGCCGTGAAGTTGAATAACAGAAGGACATCCTTCCCCTGTCAGGCATTCTGAAATATCTTTTTCAGATGGGTTGCTTACCACCCACACTCTTTCTATATCAGGGAAATATTGCTCAAGAGCTTGAAAAAGTTCTCTTCTTTGCTTGTTTTCTAAGTAACGTTTAGAGCTATTCACTCCTACAACTCCTATAGCATCTGTCCCTAGGGAGGCTATTTTTAGAGCCTGTTCTTTTTTTGTGACACCGCAGATTTTGATCGCTGGTTTTAATTGAACCTTCATTGTTAAAGACGATAAATGGACTTCTTTATAGGATTGGGAAACCGTTCAACATCTTTAAGTTATATGGAGGTGCGAATTTGCAGTTCATCGAGTTTATGAGGATTCGTGGGATCCCTATAAGGGTTCATCCAAGTTGGTTGTTTATCGGTTTTGTTTTTACCTTTGCTTCACAGCAGCAAATAGAAACCCTTTTGGATACAAAAGAACATATTTTATTGACTTGGTCCATAGGCCTTTTGACCTCTTCACTTCTGTTCTTATCAGTTGTTCTACATGAATTAGGACATTCTTTCATGGCACTAAGGGAAGGGATAAAAGTGACTAGTATTAATCTTTTCTTATTTGGTGGCGGTACTCGAATTGAGAAGCAATGCGAAACGGCTATGTCATGCTTCAGGGTCGCCATTATTGGACCAGTGATAAGCCTTTTTCTTGCATTTATATGCTTTAGCTCTTTACATTTATTTCCCAATTCAAGTCAAATAGTATCTAATTTATTAGTTCAAGTAGGGACTATAAATCTTATCTTGGCTTTGTTTAATTTGTTACCAGTCTTACCATTAGATGGAGGAATAATTCTCAACTCACTGGTCTGGTACTTTACAGGTAGTAAGCGTAAAGGGTTGAAATTTGCAAATTCTTCAAGTAGAACTCTTTCTATATTTGCAATTTTTTGTGGGAGTTTTATTTGCTTTAAGTCGGGTGGCTTAGGCGGGTTATGGTTGATAGTTATCGGCTGGTTTGGTTTAGCATCAGCGCGTTCACAGAATCAAATATTTGCTTTAGAGGAAATATTATTGGAATTAAAAGTTAGTCAAGCAGCCAGAAAAAACTTTAGAGTTTTAGAGGCAAGCGAGACCTTGAAAAGTATTAGTCAATTGCATTTAGATAATTCCAGAGATAAAAATTTTGATGAATGGTTACTTATATGTAGTGGTGGGAGATGGGTTGGTTACTTGACAGAGAAGGTATTGAAAAATATCCCTGTACAAGATTGGGAAAAGTACCTTTTATCGGAATACCTAAGGCCTCTTAAAGAATTACCTTCGATATCTGAGAAAGAACCTATTTGGCATGCAGTTTTAGCCTTGGCAAAAGAAAACTGCACAAGAATATTGGTGTTTAATTCAGCTGGTCTGCCTTCAGGTACTTTAGATAAAGCAGATATTGGCGATGCTGTCTTTAGTCGTATTGGACTTAAACTTCCTAAAGCATTTTTAGAAGCAGCAAGACACAAAAATTCTTATCCTCTTGGGATATCATTAAAGAAATTAGTTGACGATATGGTCAGTAACGGGATGGTTCAAGTATCTAATTTGGACAATTCAAAAAAATAACTTTTAGAATTTTCTTTTGCTTTGGCAATATCCTGAAGGCTGAAATTAGTTTTATGTAAATCAATATCTGGCCATTGTGCAATAAAGGACTCAACCAATAAATCTTCTAATTCAAATGAGGTTATTTCTGCATTAATTGGCTCAGGAGGTTTTGAATTAAAGAGTTCCGCCCAGATTTCTTCATCAGGTTGTAAGAGAATTTCACCATGTTGAAGTAAATTGCCTTTGCGCCATGCTTGCGCACTTCCTACTCTTTTGGAATTTTTTTCATCGATTAGATCTGCATTTGTTGATGAGGCAAAACAATTTTCATTAACATTCTTACTAGCTATAGTTCCAAATTTTAAATTTACATCTAGTTGGCTAAAGCAATTAGTTATCCACTTGCTAGCTTCAAAGTATGCTTGATGTTTTTTTCTAGGTGGTGAACACCAAGCTAGAGCATAAGTTAAACCATTAGTATGTAAAACAGCATTGCCGCCACTTGGTCTGCGCACTATATCTATTACTTTTTTATGATATAAATTCAGCCATTTCTTGGGAAGTTCCTTTTGATTGCGGCCAATTGACAGCCAAGGACCACCAGACCATTTATAAAAACGAATTAAGAGGGTTAATTCATTATTACTTGCAACTTTTTCAAGCATTAACATATCTGTGGCCATTTGACATGGGCCATCTAAAATAGGGGAGTTAAATAAAAGACCTTTCACTGTTTTATCGAGAACTGCAAATAAATTTCAGTAGGGGTTTTTGTAATTCTCTCCATTGCTTCAGGGAATTATGAAATTTTTATAGCAAGAAACCTTGATGAAATGCATTAATGCATGACAGGGTTTTGCAAAATTTCCCATTTATCCCCAATTGCGATGAGAATAGTAAAAAGTTTTAGGTTATTCGATGACTCCATCACCAACAATTGATCTTGCTGGTCTCTGCCTGGTAGTTGTGATGCATGCAGGGATACTGGCTTTAAGACTAGGCATCAGTCTTGGAAAAGCTTAATTAATTGGCATTTTCCTGCTCTTTGCGATAGAAGCAGGTAAATGCTTGCTGTTAATTTTTGGCTCAACCACTCCCAATTCCTCAACCTATTACCAAAAGGAAACAAAAGGGTGTTAAATCTTCTTCTGGAAGGTCAGCAAATTACCTATCCAAAAATTATAAAATTAATGATGCAATGAGCTTGGCATCAGCTTTTGAAATAGAAGAAGAAAATAGGTTATTGATCTATAGCCTGATAGCTCTTTTGATGAAATTAGGTCTTTTATCTATCGGCTTAGCAAGTTTGTTTAATTTAGGTTTTGCTTCCCATCAAAGGGTTCTTCGAAATCTAGAGATATCAAGATTGGTTGGATTGGAAAATCAAAGGCTTGGAAAATTAAATTATAGATTTGATAGCCTTTTTTCTATTGGGGGTAAGTCACGCTTTATGGAAGAGCAGGACCAATGGATTTTGCCTAATAGCATGAGAGTTATTTGGCGTTGAAAAGTATTCCTAAAATTCTATGGTTTTGGAAGGACTTCGTAGTTGACTAAGTAATCAAGGGATTTGCGAGGTATGTCTTCATCACAAGCTGCTCCAGGAACAGTTTTAATTACGGGAACTACATCTGGAGTAGGACTATACGCTACTAAGGCTTTGCTGGAACTTGGCTGGAAAGTTATTACGGTGAACAGATCACCATTAAGAGCAGAAGCATCTGCGGTAAAACTTGGTTTGCCATTTGGTCGTCCACGCCAGCTTCAGCATATGTATATGGACCTGAGTGATTTAGAAAGTGTACGAACAGGTGTCGAGAACCTTTTGGCTTCATTGGAAGAACCACTAGATGCCTTAGTGTGTAATGCTGCTGTTTATATGCCAAGACTTTCTAAGCCCAAGAGATCTGCTCAAGGGTATGAGCTTTCAATGGCTACAAATCATTTTGGTCATTTCTTATTGATTCAGCTTTTACTAGAGAATTTAAGCCAGTCAAAAAGACCAGTTTGGAAAGGTAGATCTTGGGGAGTTGAGTTTCCAAGATTAGTGATGCTTGGAACTGTAACTGCTAATTACAAGGAGCTTGGTGGGAAGATTCCAATACCAGCCCCAGCTGACTTGGGTGACTTGTCAGGATTCGAGCAAGGATTCCGCGACCCAATAAGTATGGCAAGTGGAAAGCGTTTTAAGCCTGGGAAAGCATATAAAGATAGCAAGCTCTGCAATATGGTCACAATCCAAGAATTAAATCGACGCTTTAAGGATTCTTCAATATTATTTAGTTCTCTTTATCCAGGTTGTGTTGCAAATACTAAGCTTTTTAGAAACACGCCTAAGATTTTTCAATGGCTCTTTCCTTTTTTTCAAAGATTCATAACGGGTGGATTTGTAACTGAAACATTGGCTGGAGAAAGAGTTGCGCAAGTTGTTGCTAACCCTGAATTTGCAGTTTCAGGTGTCCATTGGAGTTGGGGAAATCGTCAGAATAAAAATAGACAGCAATTTTCTCAGCAATTGTCAGATCGAATAACAGATAGTAAAACAGCTAAAAATGTTTGGAAATTTTCAATGCAGTTAGTTGGTTTGAGTTGAAAAATAAGTTTTTCTTAGTCAAAACCTAGTAAATCAAAAATCTCACGGTCCTTTAAGGGCTCGGCTTCTAAAGGTTCAACATTTTCGATCATTTTTCGAGCTAATGATAGGTATTCATTTTGAACTTCTTGCACGCCTTCTTCATTGGAGTCCATCTCAAAGATTGTGCATTTTTTTAGTCTAGAACGACGTATTGCATCTACATTACGGAAATGGGCCATTGTTTTTAAGCCAGTTCTTTCATTAAACTTTTCTATTTGATCTAACTCAGCAGAACGGTTCGCTATTACCCCTCCAAGGCGTACTTTATAATTTTTTGCCTTCGCATTTATTGCTGCAACTATTCGATTCATTGCAAAGATTGAATCAAAATCATTTGCAGTGACAATCAAGCAATAGTTAGCGTGTTGAAGAGGAGCGGCAAACCCTCCGCAAACAACATCTCCAAGTACATCAAATATCACGACATCAGTATCTTCAAGAAGGTGATGTTCCTTTAGAAGCTTTACTGTTTGACCAGTTACATATCCTCCGCATCCTGTACCTGCTGGTGGACCACCACTTTCTACGCATTGAACTCCATTAAAGCCTTTGAACATAAAGTCTTCTGGACGAAGCTCTTCGCTGTGAAAATCAACTTCTTCTAGTATGTCAATTACCGTTGGCACCATTTTGT is part of the Prochlorococcus marinus str. MIT 0919 genome and harbors:
- a CDS encoding long-chain acyl-[acyl-carrier-protein] reductase; translation: MFGLIGHSTSFDDAKEKAKGLGYEHIAKGDLDVWCSAPPQLVEHVNVVSAIGKRIEGAYIDSCFVPEMLGRFKTARRKVLNAMELAQKKGINITALGGFTSIIFENFNLLQNKQVRNTTLEWESFTTGNTHTAWVICRQLEINAPLIGIDLRKARVAVVGATGDIGSAVCRWLSERTGVAELLLVARQQKPLQDLQKDLGGGQILNLEEALPQADAIIWVASLPKTLEIDRSTLKNPCLMIDGGYPKNLDSKFNGSGIHVLKGGIVEFFTDIGWNMMELAAMDKPQRQMFACFAEAMLLEFEECHTNFSWGRNNITLQKMDFIGEASVRHGFSVLGLNEASLQAAIA
- a CDS encoding acetyl-CoA carboxylase carboxyltransferase subunit alpha; the encoded protein is MARRYLLEFEKPLVELEKQIDQIRELARDSEVDVSQQLLQLETLAARRRDEIFKALTPAQKIQVARHPQRPSTLDYIQMFCDDWIELHGDRNSSDDKALIGGIARIDERAVLVIGQQKGRDTKENVARNFGMAKPSGYRKALRLMDHADRFNLPIISFIDTPGAYAGLLAEEQGQGEAIAVNLREMFRLRVPVIATVIGEGGSGGALGIGVADKLLMFEHSVYTVASPEACASILWRDAAKAPEAALALKITGDDLMALGIVDEVIKEPSGGNNWAPLQAGEALKEALARNLRDLDALTAKQLREKRYEKFRQMGRFLEPSTSNEEVIN
- a CDS encoding SDR family oxidoreductase, translated to MPTVLITGASKGIGEATAKLFAKSGWDLLLVARNEKKLKTLSEELSCSGSKVFFKALDLSQPDQIAPGISGLLKNGLCPSVLINNAGIAWTGELISMPLEQWNCLMQVNLTSVFQVCSAVVPLMRANGGLIINVSSHASRNAFPQWGAYCISKAALVSFTKCLSEEEKINSIRACTLTLGSVNSSLWDSDDVKADFNRELMIGVDQVAAELFHLAQQPSKQVIEDMTLMPASGAF
- a CDS encoding phosphoribosylanthranilate isomerase translates to MKVQLKPAIKICGVTKKEQALKIASLGTDAIGVVGVNSSKRYLENKQRRELFQALEQYFPDIERVWVVSNPSEKDISECLTGEGCPSVIQLHGKESYGICKRFKEKYPKVKWWKALRIRQRKQLLLAESYQQFVDAILFDTWSAKELGGTGKRLPLEWFSDVNFQKPWWLAGGVSAEWVPEILAKANPYGIDASSKIEKSPGIKDIEQVELLIKSIKN
- a CDS encoding site-2 protease family protein, which codes for MQFIEFMRIRGIPIRVHPSWLFIGFVFTFASQQQIETLLDTKEHILLTWSIGLLTSSLLFLSVVLHELGHSFMALREGIKVTSINLFLFGGGTRIEKQCETAMSCFRVAIIGPVISLFLAFICFSSLHLFPNSSQIVSNLLVQVGTINLILALFNLLPVLPLDGGIILNSLVWYFTGSKRKGLKFANSSSRTLSIFAIFCGSFICFKSGGLGGLWLIVIGWFGLASARSQNQIFALEEILLELKVSQAARKNFRVLEASETLKSISQLHLDNSRDKNFDEWLLICSGGRWVGYLTEKVLKNIPVQDWEKYLLSEYLRPLKELPSISEKEPIWHAVLALAKENCTRILVFNSAGLPSGTLDKADIGDAVFSRIGLKLPKAFLEAARHKNSYPLGISLKKLVDDMVSNGMVQVSNLDNSKK
- a CDS encoding lipoyl protein ligase domain-containing protein — translated: MATDMLMLEKVASNNELTLLIRFYKWSGGPWLSIGRNQKELPKKWLNLYHKKVIDIVRRPSGGNAVLHTNGLTYALAWCSPPRKKHQAYFEASKWITNCFSQLDVNLKFGTIASKNVNENCFASSTNADLIDEKNSKRVGSAQAWRKGNLLQHGEILLQPDEEIWAELFNSKPPEPINAEITSFELEDLLVESFIAQWPDIDLHKTNFSLQDIAKAKENSKSYFFELSKLDT
- the psaM gene encoding photosystem I reaction center subunit XII, translated to MTPSPTIDLAGLCLVVVMHAGILALRLGISLGKA
- a CDS encoding protochlorophyllide reductase; this translates as MSSSQAAPGTVLITGTTSGVGLYATKALLELGWKVITVNRSPLRAEASAVKLGLPFGRPRQLQHMYMDLSDLESVRTGVENLLASLEEPLDALVCNAAVYMPRLSKPKRSAQGYELSMATNHFGHFLLIQLLLENLSQSKRPVWKGRSWGVEFPRLVMLGTVTANYKELGGKIPIPAPADLGDLSGFEQGFRDPISMASGKRFKPGKAYKDSKLCNMVTIQELNRRFKDSSILFSSLYPGCVANTKLFRNTPKIFQWLFPFFQRFITGGFVTETLAGERVAQVVANPEFAVSGVHWSWGNRQNKNRQQFSQQLSDRITDSKTAKNVWKFSMQLVGLS
- the bchL gene encoding ferredoxin:protochlorophyllide reductase (ATP-dependent) iron-sulfur ATP-binding protein, with protein sequence MTTTLTHHPDGEGSVQVKLDPKVNIEEGALVIAVYGKGGIGKSTTSSNLSAAFSKLGKRVLQIGCDPKHDSTFTLTHKMVPTVIDILEEVDFHSEELRPEDFMFKGFNGVQCVESGGPPAGTGCGGYVTGQTVKLLKEHHLLEDTDVVIFDVLGDVVCGGFAAPLQHANYCLIVTANDFDSIFAMNRIVAAINAKAKNYKVRLGGVIANRSAELDQIEKFNERTGLKTMAHFRNVDAIRRSRLKKCTIFEMDSNEEGVQEVQNEYLSLARKMIENVEPLEAEPLKDREIFDLLGFD